One Rhodoflexus caldus genomic window, CAATCCAGAAGGCGGCATTGGCTACCTCATCTACCACCGTAGGGCCGGAAGGGAATACGCGGTTTTCAATGCGCAGATGTGGTTTGCCGTTGGCACTGATACCGTAACAGGCTCTGTTCCAGCGGTAAACGGTAGAATTGTGAATGTTTAAAGCCCGCAAGCGCGGTGTTTGTCCGTTGCGCACACACTCCATCACATCTTCCTCTATATCGGACATGAAAATGACGCGGAAGCGCATGATATCCTCTTTGTACATATCCAGCAGAGAACCCTGCAACCACTGGCTGCCAAAAGTTACGCGCGGGCTGCGTTCGCGCAGGTGTTCGGAAGCAATGCGTGTATCAATGGATTGCCGGAACAAGGCAATGCGGGTTTCCGCCCACAAACGTTTGCCAAACAGCATCGGGGAGTTGGTGGCTATGGCCAGCACCGGCGCTGCAATGGCTTGTGCTATGTTGTATTTTCTGACAAACTCGTCGGGCTTAATCTGCAAATGCACCTGAAAACTCGTGTTACAAGCCTCTATCAGGGCAGAGTCCACCAATACATTCAATTCGTCCAGCCCTTCAATGCGCACCTCGTAGCGATTGCCGCGCATCATATTGATGGCCTCCATCAGCGAATAGTACCTGTCTACGGGCGTAAGATTGTCTAAATTAATGTCAAATTTTCGTATGGTTGGTAAAATACCTGTCAGGATAGCCTGTGTATCTTGCTCAAACGTAACTTCGCGCAGCGTGTGCAACATATCGTTGAGGTTGCTTTCCAACTCCGAAAAGCAGTTGCCTTCAAACGTGAGCGGCGGCACATTTGCCTCTATGTTAAACTTGGCCAGTTCTGTTACAAAGTTGGGATGTTTCAATCGTTCCAGCAGTTGCATATTCACCGGTGCGGGTTTTCCGTGCCTGTCCACCAAGCACATCTCCTGCTCGGCGCCAATGCGTATGATATCGGTTTCAAACCATCCCTCGCGAAGCATGATGTCCAATGCTTCCACATCTTTCAGTAAATAGCGCGTAAACCGATTCAGGTCGGTATGTGTTTTAGCTAATCGCACCCTCAGGTCGCCCATAAATTGTCGGTATTATGTTGAATTGTGTGTTACTAAAATAATTGAATTCGGAATAAAAACAAGCCTTTCATTTTTTTGGCAACAATAAGCCAAGCGATTGCAGCCATGCTTCACACAGTTGCGGCCATGCTGCTACGGGCGAATCCATACGGGTAGCCATGCCATACCCGTGCCCGCCTTTGGCAAACAGGTGTATTTCTGCACTCACGTTTTTAGCTTTCAAAGCCGTGTAGAAAGCCACGCTGTTTCGCACATCTACGGGGTCGTCGGTCGTGTGTACGATAAAAGCAGGCGGTGTTTGCTCGCTGACTAACAGTTCGTTGGAAAAACTATCAACCATTTGGCTGTCAGGATTTTTTCCAAGCAGAGCCTCGCGCGAACCGGTGTGCCCGAATTCATCGCGCATACTGATAACCGGATAAATCAGTATCGCAAAATCGGGACGGAGGCTGCCATTCGCATCGCCGGTCTGAAATTTCACGGCGGCAGAAGAGGCCAGATGCCCGCCG contains:
- a CDS encoding CBS domain-containing protein translates to MGDLRVRLAKTHTDLNRFTRYLLKDVEALDIMLREGWFETDIIRIGAEQEMCLVDRHGKPAPVNMQLLERLKHPNFVTELAKFNIEANVPPLTFEGNCFSELESNLNDMLHTLREVTFEQDTQAILTGILPTIRKFDINLDNLTPVDRYYSLMEAINMMRGNRYEVRIEGLDELNVLVDSALIEACNTSFQVHLQIKPDEFVRKYNIAQAIAAPVLAIATNSPMLFGKRLWAETRIALFRQSIDTRIASEHLRERSPRVTFGSQWLQGSLLDMYKEDIMRFRVIFMSDIEEDVMECVRNGQTPRLRALNIHNSTVYRWNRACYGISANGKPHLRIENRVFPSGPTVVDEVANAAFWIGLMNGFEDAYGDVTKLMDFDDAKSNFLAAARVGLGSKFTWFNGKKIIDMDLIRKELIPLAKEGLKKANINSEDIEKYIGIIEARNETGITGSRWILNSYAKLIKETTKEEATAAITAAMAKNQEHNEPVHQWKDASTSDIVEYEPTNMIVEEFMTTDLFTVKKDDLVELSADIIDWKRIRYMPVEDDEGRLIGLISSRALLRHFLRKSRYPDDKDTRVEDLMVKNPITITPQATIYEAMDLMRNNQLGCLPVVNKDSLVGIITESNFLDITASLLKRLAQKRNNKKKDKDKGGLV
- a CDS encoding alpha/beta hydrolase; the encoded protein is MKHAHARQTDSIPLYVGAVPYAKSGHGIVEKVEHRPGGIDILSGVTVPYIKLFLPPPEKRNGTMVIICPGGGYYILANKHEGTDIALWLNNLGIAAAVLHYRLPNARAMEQPAIVPLTDLQQAIRLVRQRAAEWRINPEKVGVMGFSAGGHLASSAAVKFQTGDANGSLRPDFAILIYPVISMRDEFGHTGSREALLGKNPDSQMVDSFSNELLVSEQTPPAFIVHTTDDPVDVRNSVAFYTALKAKNVSAEIHLFAKGGHGYGMATRMDSPVAAWPQLCEAWLQSLGLLLPKK